AATTCCATTGAATAGAAATTTTTTCCTATAGCTTAAGACTCGCGTTGAACAGAACACTGCAAGTCAATGATATCGCCAAACGTTAAAACGTTGCCTTCCTTTTCAGCTTTATCAAAGGATTCCAAGCAAAACTCAACAAATAGAAAAGgaaacgatttaattaaagaataacaacaaaatataaCTGTGGCATTAAAAAACTAAGCAAATGATGAACTtctaaaaatcacattttcgaAGCACCAGTGACGATAACTGACTGCATTTGCTGCAAAGCAGTCGTAAAGGCCGCAAAGAGCTTCTCAGAGCTGGTTTCGTTGCTTGTTTTCCAAGCACTGATGCCAATCAAAATTTGGTCAGGCATGATGTTGTAAAAGCAGCCGTAGCCGTGCAAGCACATCGGAGCCACGCAACCTCCGTTCTCTTGGTAGCCCAGTAGACTTGTCGAAAGGTAGAAATTGCCGTTGCCACCACTGAAGCACCAATTTAGATGTTTAAATACCGGGGAgagaacataatttaaaaaacacagTGTTTGATAAACAGGTGGAAAATCGACTAAAAAGTCGTGTTAAAAATCAAGTTctattcaatgaaaaatgacttcatttgcaaaaaaaatattggtttttaggaaaaaaaatacataaaaatcaatcaaacggAAAAACCAAACATTTCTTGCTGTTTCTTattccgaaaaaaaaacagctgtgGAAAAGCAGACAGAAAATTGTGCGAACCCTGGCACAACATATAATGCTTGGACTTTGGACTGGTGATACAGAATGCGTACCTGAGAGCCCAAGAGGGATCTGTGAATATCTCTGGTGGTGCGATGCCGTTTTCATAGGCAAGGCACTGGAGGCCAAACAAGTGTCTATCACAGCCAAAGCCATCACGAGACTCCTTCATCATGGCATTGTGTTTCAAGGCCGCTTTTGCCAACAGTTCTCTGCACTTCTTAACCTATAACAGTTTTCTATGTCGATTTAGCTTGGTAATGCAAAAATGTGCTCACGTCTGCATTCGCATTGGTCATTTCTTTCATCCAAGCTGCTGCTTCTAGGCTGCACGATCGCACTGTTTCAGTTCTTCCTTCCCGGTACTGTCTTGTAGTTGCAGTTTCATACATAGGagcaaatctaaaaatttaaagctcagCCCTGTTAATACTAGagttaaactaaataaaatttagtaaatgtAGTCTTTCTAAATTGCCGTAAATGTCCGTGATCAATTCTCAACCCTGATATTAACTTATTTATTCATCagtaaaaagattttgataaatgcatttattttaactgtctgggatttttgtaattgctataaatatttttacctgcCATGAAGTCTGTAAAAGGCAAGCTGCAGCGCTAACTGTACCCACGCATCTGGGTGGAGTTTTTGGCTCTGAACGAATCTCTTTCCGTAGCCGGTGAAAGCCTTTCTTGTGGCTGTGACAGGTTTGGTCTGAAAAATTATGCTAGagattcaaaacaaaacaaaaaagagaatGTGGTTTTCATACAACAGCCTCAGCCTCCTTGAGCAAGCGAGCGATTTCGCCCTTGATAATGGAATCAACGTCAAAGACCAATTCCTGAGGCGGTCTCAGACTCTCCAGTACCCTGCGCTCTCCACTCCATTTGCCGTTCATTTCCCCAATTCCGTGCTGCACGTAGATGAACGCGGAAATGCTCACCATACCATCATAAGCTGCATGCTgatgcaagaaaaaatattaaagttatATAGTGTTCAGATATATAGGCTATGGAACTTAAActggaatttatttgttttgtataAACCAAATCCTTTTGGTGTTAGATTAAACTATCACTTTACCAGAAGAAGTTTAAGAGGTTTTGATCACCAAAGAGCTCTTTAATAGTGAATATTGGCTATTAATTAAGTCCTTTGAAGTAAATAAGAGactaatttcttaattaaaaattaaataaaaaaatataattcaaatataagGTCTAATTTAAATCTCACATCGCACAGTGAGGAAACAGAGCCGTTCGGAAAGGTAGTGATGGCGATGCTTTTGTCCACCCAGTGGTTGGCCAGGTTTCCACCCAGCGAGTATCGAAGACATCCTTCCTCGTCAGGAGCACCTTCAGTCTCCAACACAAAAACCGTGATGGCAGACTCGATCAGCTCTATTATCTTCCGATTGTTC
The nucleotide sequence above comes from Cloeon dipterum chromosome X, ieCloDipt1.1, whole genome shotgun sequence. Encoded proteins:
- the CROT gene encoding peroxisomal carnitine O-octanoyltransferase — translated: MAKFDRSVFLTTKEKTFGRDDTLPKLPVPELGKTIKKYLESVRPHVDDAAFKKTEAIAKQFENGVGKSLHEKLLERAKTENNWVSKYWDQYAYLVLREPLIPYYSMGGSWDRNSLPWPKNSTMIQQASLYAYFLLEHWQLLRDQRLAPHKAVDGRPFTMLNFRNLYNTSREAGVHVDAIRSHFRPDESCPSHMIIMCRGRFFVIDALSGHSGLLTAPELEVQFERVLEASTSDGDGVAVLTADNRTQWAKNKNWLVQISVNNRKIIELIESAITVFVLETEGAPDEEGCLRYSLGGNLANHWVDKSIAITTFPNGSVSSLCDHAAYDGMVSISAFIYVQHGIGEMNGKWSGERRVLESLRPPQELVFDVDSIIKGEIARLLKEAEAVTKPVTATRKAFTGYGKRFVQSQKLHPDAWVQLALQLAFYRLHGRFAPMYETATTRQYREGRTETVRSCSLEAAAWMKEMTNANADVKKCRELLAKAALKHNAMMKESRDGFGCDRHLFGLQCLAYENGIAPPEIFTDPSWALSGGNGNFYLSTSLLGYQENGGCVAPMCLHGYGCFYNIMPDQILIGISAWKTSNETSSEKLFAAFTTALQQMQSVIVTGASKM